Below is a window of Vibrio fortis DNA.
GAGAAAATGACATGGAACAAACCACTCTTAATCACGCTTCTAATAAACCAACGGTCAGTATTCATTATTGTCGTCAGTGCAATTGGATGTTACGAGCCAGCTGGTTATCACAAGAGCTTCTACATACGTTTAGTGAAGAGCTTGGTGCTGTGACACTTTGTCCAGATACCGGCGGTCGGTTTGAGATCTTTTGTAATGGTGTACAAATTTGGGATAGGAAAGCTGAAGGCGGGTTCCCTGAAGCAAAAATACTCAAACAGCGAGTTCGAAATATCATTGCTCCAGAGCGAGACTTAGGCCACGTCGATTCGAAATAGCCTTTTGTTCTATGTTAAAGAAAGGCTCAGAGTCACTTAAGAGCGGACACAACTATAGGCTGCCGCTCTTTAAAGTCTCACCATCAAAGCTCACAACAGAAAACAGTCCGTTTTCATAAAGGCCGTAGCTCGCTGGATGACCGTCGCGAGGGAAGGTAACAGAGCTTGGGTTAAAGATGAATACCTCATCTTGATACTCTGCTACTGGAATATGAGTATGGCCATGAGCAATAACGTCACCAGGGTTCAATGGTGGACGCTTGTTGGTGTTATACAGGTGGCCATGGGTCAAAAAGATACGCTGTCCAGTCGGCAACAATACCCATGAGTAGTCCACCATCATAGGGAACGAAAGCAGCATCTGATCCACTTCGCTATCACAGTTTCCTCTTACCGATATAATCTGCGAAGCAAACTCATTCAGTTTATCCGCAACTGCTGGAGGATTGTAGCCTTCAGGGACTGGGTTTCTTGGCCCATGATTTAGGGTATCACCCAATAGCACCAGATGCTGAGCACCGGATGCTTTATAAAGCTCAAGCACTTTTTCAGTCGCTGGTAGCGAACCATGTAAGTCGGAAGCAAAAAATAATTTCACGCGTACATCTCCATAAAAACTATGGGTCTATTGTAAGGCTACACTTACTTTACGTCATCCTTTGCCATACCGTTTATCACGATATTATTGTAACTGACCATACCGATAATTTTTCCTTCTTGAATTACCGGAGCTCTGCTCACACCAAAGCGTTCAAACAATCGCGCGCAATACTTCACGTTCATGTCAGCGGATACACTCAGCGCAGGCTTAGTCATGATTTCGTAAATATTGGTGCGCTGCGGAGCGCGGTTTTTCGCTAACACCTGTTTAGCGATATCATTCATTAACACAATGCCGTACTCATCACCATCGTGACGTTTGTCCACAATCAACGCTTTGACCTGATGTTGCCTTGCCAATCTGATCGCTTCATCAACGGTGATCAGTCCATCCACAATAATGTAGGTATTTGCCATCACGTCAGCGACGCACATCGTTTGTTGTTCGCTCATAGCTTGTCCTCAACAACCTTGGTTAATGTTTCAACTTGGTGAGCCACACCGACCGCATCTTCAACGTCGATCTGTACTGCTATCCCCTGCCCCGACTCTTGGTCGAACTCGCCCACTTCACTAATGGTTTCAAGAATATGACGGGAAAGGTGCTCCTCAACCACAAACAGCAACACATCCTTTTGTACTTCTAGGGTTAGCCCAAAGAAGGTTCGCTTCTGATTGAGTCCTTCTCCACGAGCATTGTTGATTACCGTCGCGCCTGTCGCCCCAGCACCGCGCGCTGCATCGAGAACAATGTCTGTTTTACTGTCCTCGACAAAGGCTAAAATGAGTTTGAAACGCATCTAATGCTCCTTCTGTTTTTGTGGTTGTGGTTGAGCTTCTTGGGTTTGAACTTGCTGTGATTGATTGAGCCATTGAGTGATCTGTGCATAACACATCACCGAAATAATGGGGAATAGGCTTGCAAAGGCAATCAGCCCAAAGCCGTCAATGACCGGGTTTCTGCCCGGGACTGTAGAAGCCAAACCGAGCCCGAGTGCGGTGACCAGTGGAACTGTCACTGTTGATGTTGTTACCCCGCCGGAATCGTATGCCAGAGGCACAATCAGCTTCGGGGCATAAAAAGTCTGAATGACCACCACCACATAGCCACAAATAATGTAGTAATGAATTGGGTCACCGGCGACGATTCGATAGCTCCCCAAAGAGATACCAATAGCAACCCCTAACGCGACCGCGATACGCAAGCCGTTGACGCTAATGCTACCACCAGAGACCTGATTTGCCTTGATAGCCACAGCGATGAGTGATGGCTCAGCTATCGTTGTACTAAAGCCGATAAAGAAAGCAAAAAGATAAACCCAATAATAGTCGAACCAACCAAGTTGCTGACCATCACTGATCTTAAAGTTGCTCAAAAAGTCGGGGGCCGTCAGTTGCATTGCCATTGTCTCCCCCAACGGGAACAGTGCGAGTTCAAGTCCCATTAAAAAGAGTGTTAAACCCAATATGACATAGAAGAAGCCAAGAATGACTCGCATCAGATTCGTCACGGGTTTGCGGAGTACCGCCAACTGAAAGCCAAAGATAATGACAGCAATCGGGATCACGTCAGTGACCGTACCCAAGAATGTATCGATAAATAGATTCAGACTCATCATGCGATCACCATTCCATACACCATTACGAACATCATTGGCAGAAGGGAGGCAAACGCTATTAATCCAAAGCCATCAATCATCGGATTACGCCCCTTTATCGAAGATGCCAACCCCACCCCTAACGCAGTTACAAGAGGAACAGTAATGGTGGATGTTGTTACCCCACCCGAGTCATAAGCGATGCCGATGATGTTTTCTGGTGCAAACGCGGTAAGAATAACGACACCAACGTAGCCGCCAATAATCATAAAGTGAATCGGCCAACCTTTTAGGATGCGCAGCACACCAAGGACTATGGCTAAGCCTACAGAGAGTGCCACTGTAACTCTTAGACCATTCGCATACTCTTCCATCTCTTGATGGGAATTTGGGATGACACCTCCCTCTGCGGCAACTTCTGCAGCCTCGTCCGCAACCGCAGTCAACGCGGGTTCAGCTATGGTGGTACCAAAGCCTAGACAGAATGCAAAAATTAACAACCAAGCTACGCTGCCTTTACGGGCAAACGCTTGTGCCATCGACTCGCCAATAGGAAAAAGCCCCATTTCCAACCCAAAGATAAAAAAGGTCAGCCCCAATACAACCAGCAGCAATCCAGTCAAAATTGAGAACAAATTGGGTAAAGGCTCTTGGAGCACCACCAACTGAAAGAATGCAATAACAACGACAATAGGCAGCAAGTCTCTTAAGCTACCGAGCATGGCTTTCATCAAAGCGAGTATCGCTGTCATCAAATCTCCTTGGCTATCGAGTTAGTGTGAGTAAATTAACCACACATTAAGTGTCACTTCTCAAGTAAGCATGACAAATTATCCCTTGCCGTTATGTGACTCGCATTAAGCACTTCGTAACATATTGAAACATTTTCGCTAAACTGTGAGCACAACCACTCACTAAAGTTAACGCATTATTTAATCCACTCTTTGCGTTATCACATGAATGAAACCTTATGATCGTTATATAGTTTTCTGCGTATTGGTTGGCAGACTAAAACAAGCCGGGTCTATAATTAATAAATTAAGAGGAGGTTGGTATGAAGATATTGTTGACGGGTGGTACTGGGTTTATCGGCTCAGAATTGATCAAAAGCTGGCAGACAGATGAAGTGACACTGCTCACTCGAGATCCGTCAAAAGCCCAGAGTGCACTCAGCCACCTCAACCAAAATAATCTTCACTACATCACTTCATTGGATGACCTTTCCGATCTCAATAGCTTTGATGCTGTAATCAATTTAGCTGGAGAGCCCATTGCCGATAAGCGCTGGAGCTCACAACAGAAAGAGCGTATCTGTCAAAGTCGTTGGCATATTACCGAGAAAATCGTTGAGCTGATTCACGCGAGTACCACTCCACCGAAGGTATTTATTAGTGGCTCAGCCGTCGGTTATTACGGAGATCAGCAAGAACACCCTTTTGACGAAGCACTGCATGTTTCAGACGATAGTTTCCCTCATAAAGTGTGTGCGCACTGGGAAGAAATAGCCAAGCGCGCTCAATCAGAAAACACCAGAGTCGTGTTACTCAGAACGGGGATCGTCTTGGGAGAACATGGTGGCGCACTAAAGAAGATGCTCTTACCTTATAAACTTGGCTTGGGTGGGCCGTTGGGATCAGGAAAACAATATATGCCTTGGATCCACCTCCTCGATATGATCAGAGCGATCAATCACCTACTCAACACGCCCCATGCACAAGGGGAATTCAATATGTGCGCGCCTCACCCAGCAACCAACAAACAGTTCAGTCGCACCTTAGCCAAGCAACTTGGCCGCCCACACATACTGTTCACGCCAAAATGGGCAATGTCTCTAATGATGGGCGAATCCTCTTGCCTATTGTTCGATAGCATTCGCGCCAAGCCAAAGAAACTCACCGAGATGGGTTTTATATTTAGTTACTCAAGAATTGAGCCTGCGTTGAAAAACTTATTACAACATCAAGACTAATTCCTTTAACCTAGGGAAAGGTAACAGACCCTAGGAAAGGAACGACCGTGACGAAATCAATATTGATCACTGGATGCTCAACAGGTATTGGCTACACCTGTGCTCACGCACTCAAGGAAAGGGGCTTTCATGTCATCGCTTCATGCCGTAGCGAACAAGACGTCCTCAAGCTCCAACAGAAGGGGTTAGACTGCGTTCAACTTGATCTCAATAGCGAGCAAAGTATTGAGCAAGGGGTTGAGCAAGCATTCGCATTAGCTCCCAATGGTCTTTATGCCGTGTTTAATAATGGTGCTTACGGCCAACCAGGCGCGCTAGAAGACCTGCCGACACAAGGGCTTCGAGATCAATTCCAAACCAACTTTTTCGGTTGGCATCACCTAATTCGCTTGGTACTTCCTAGCATGCGCGAGCGTGGCGAAGGGCGAATTATTCAAAACAGCTCAGTGCTTGGTTTCGCAGCGATGAAATATCGTGGT
It encodes the following:
- a CDS encoding DUF1538 domain-containing protein, with the translated sequence MMSLNLFIDTFLGTVTDVIPIAVIIFGFQLAVLRKPVTNLMRVILGFFYVILGLTLFLMGLELALFPLGETMAMQLTAPDFLSNFKISDGQQLGWFDYYWVYLFAFFIGFSTTIAEPSLIAVAIKANQVSGGSISVNGLRIAVALGVAIGISLGSYRIVAGDPIHYYIICGYVVVVIQTFYAPKLIVPLAYDSGGVTTSTVTVPLVTALGLGLASTVPGRNPVIDGFGLIAFASLFPIISVMCYAQITQWLNQSQQVQTQEAQPQPQKQKEH
- a CDS encoding SelT/SelW/SelH family protein, with the translated sequence MEQTTLNHASNKPTVSIHYCRQCNWMLRASWLSQELLHTFSEELGAVTLCPDTGGRFEIFCNGVQIWDRKAEGGFPEAKILKQRVRNIIAPERDLGHVDSK
- a CDS encoding DUF1538 domain-containing protein, which encodes MTAILALMKAMLGSLRDLLPIVVVIAFFQLVVLQEPLPNLFSILTGLLLVVLGLTFFIFGLEMGLFPIGESMAQAFARKGSVAWLLIFAFCLGFGTTIAEPALTAVADEAAEVAAEGGVIPNSHQEMEEYANGLRVTVALSVGLAIVLGVLRILKGWPIHFMIIGGYVGVVILTAFAPENIIGIAYDSGGVTTSTITVPLVTALGVGLASSIKGRNPMIDGFGLIAFASLLPMMFVMVYGMVIA
- the yfcE gene encoding phosphodiesterase, with product MKLFFASDLHGSLPATEKVLELYKASGAQHLVLLGDTLNHGPRNPVPEGYNPPAVADKLNEFASQIISVRGNCDSEVDQMLLSFPMMVDYSWVLLPTGQRIFLTHGHLYNTNKRPPLNPGDVIAHGHTHIPVAEYQDEVFIFNPSSVTFPRDGHPASYGLYENGLFSVVSFDGETLKSGSL
- a CDS encoding TIGR01777 family oxidoreductase, encoding MKILLTGGTGFIGSELIKSWQTDEVTLLTRDPSKAQSALSHLNQNNLHYITSLDDLSDLNSFDAVINLAGEPIADKRWSSQQKERICQSRWHITEKIVELIHASTTPPKVFISGSAVGYYGDQQEHPFDEALHVSDDSFPHKVCAHWEEIAKRAQSENTRVVLLRTGIVLGEHGGALKKMLLPYKLGLGGPLGSGKQYMPWIHLLDMIRAINHLLNTPHAQGEFNMCAPHPATNKQFSRTLAKQLGRPHILFTPKWAMSLMMGESSCLLFDSIRAKPKKLTEMGFIFSYSRIEPALKNLLQHQD
- a CDS encoding P-II family nitrogen regulator; this translates as MRFKLILAFVEDSKTDIVLDAARGAGATGATVINNARGEGLNQKRTFFGLTLEVQKDVLLFVVEEHLSRHILETISEVGEFDQESGQGIAVQIDVEDAVGVAHQVETLTKVVEDKL
- a CDS encoding CBS domain-containing protein, which translates into the protein MSEQQTMCVADVMANTYIIVDGLITVDEAIRLARQHQVKALIVDKRHDGDEYGIVLMNDIAKQVLAKNRAPQRTNIYEIMTKPALSVSADMNVKYCARLFERFGVSRAPVIQEGKIIGMVSYNNIVINGMAKDDVK
- a CDS encoding SDR family oxidoreductase, encoding MTKSILITGCSTGIGYTCAHALKERGFHVIASCRSEQDVLKLQQKGLDCVQLDLNSEQSIEQGVEQAFALAPNGLYAVFNNGAYGQPGALEDLPTQGLRDQFQTNFFGWHHLIRLVLPSMRERGEGRIIQNSSVLGFAAMKYRGAYNASKFAIEGWTDTLRLELHGSGIHVSLLQPGPIETEFRHNALVAFNRWINPTDSVHSQYYQQQQQRLENETSGNRFVLPPESCIEPVYHALTANKPKLRYRVTTPTKIFAVLKRLLPNRWLDPILRKAA